The Gossypium arboreum isolate Shixiya-1 chromosome 2, ASM2569848v2, whole genome shotgun sequence region AAACTCAATTCTTAATAAGTTAATCAATTCTAACCCTATTGTTTTTGAGTGTTACAAACAATATTAATaattggattaaaattttaaatgaaaaaaattttaatacaggaccaaatacatattttaaccgattttaaattatttgttaggGTTTGATCTCAGGTCAACACTTTAATCCTAAAATGgagatattaaatttatataaactaAATACTATATATAATTATTACGTAATAATATATAGGTGAGTCGAAGATTCGATTACAGTAACTAATTAAAAAATCagaattttgtttttaaatataAAGTGATGTAAAATGAAAAGGGAGGAGAGAAAAACGGCAACAAAGCCTGAAAAACAGAAACGACGACAACTCAGTAGTCGATACTTgaagaagcttttttttttttctctttttagaaagaaaggaaaaaggagGAAACTTTGATTTTGCTTTTCTCTTCCTAGTTTTaccttttttaaaagaaaattagcGGAAACGACGACAACACGCCGTTCGAATTCCGGCGACGGTGAAATTACAGTTTTACTCTTTTCCTTAGTTGGAGGATGGCCGTGAGGCCGCCGCATATGGCATTCCGATTTGTTTTCTGTATGGTTTCAACTCCAATatagtttattatttttatcttttagatAAAAAAGAAGGGAGAAGAAGCTTTTCTTTTGGTTTTTGTATTTGAATCTGGAAGATACAAGGGAGCATTGTGGACGTCCGATTCGATTTCGATAATGGTGATGAAGGGATGGATGGTGGTGGAAAAAGGGAGGAGGATTGTACGGACGGCGTTTTTCATGGTGGCGATGTTGACGTCGCTTCTGGCATCGTCTCTGCCGTTGCTGGCGGGGATAGGCGACATCATGATCCCTTTCCTTTTACTCTCAAGCTTCACATGCGTCACGTGCTACGGTTTAAAGGAACACTTTCGTCGTTACGCTTTCAAATACTCCTTAACCGATATACCTCTAGTTTCCATCCTCAGATCTATCATCATCATTTGTACGATTCGtatttccatttttttatttataacaaTTTCCTGAAAATAAAGACAGAAATTAACATaaaattctctcttttttttttgttggttATAACATGCAGGTGTATATTCGATGTGCGATGGCCCGGCATTATCCCATGGACCTTACATAGGAACGGTTGCTTTATGTTCATTCGTTTCGATTCTTGTACTATCGGTCAAAGCTTGTGTTTTTACGGTGAATTCGCAAATAGTGGCGGAGGCATCGTCGGGTTATTCATTGGCAAGGCAAAGGCTTCATTTCAAGAAATCATGGGGAATGCCAGTTTTGTTCCTTTCGTCAGTTGTTTTCGCACTTGGTCACATTGTAGTTGCTTATAGAACATGTTGCAGAGCAAGGAGAAAGCTTTTGTTTCATCGAGTTGATCCTGAAGCAGTAAGTTTTATGGGTCAATTCCATATTTGGGGTTTGGGGTTTTCATTAATAAGCAGTGTTATTGTTTTTGCTACTTATCACTTTGTTCAGAGCCAAAGCCAAACAAATAAGTTTAAAGGTGGAATTTTCTGGAGAACACATGCATGATTTTACTCAATATTACCATAATTATGTtggattttaaaaaatattataagttTGATTTGTAACTGTTTTTATGAAATGATTATGTTAGAACTGATTTTGCATGTTAGTTGTTTGTTTCTTTGTAGCCAATTGTGGTCTTGCTTTCTATCAGTTTCTTTTGTTTTTAGCAATTATGTTAGGGTCCTTGGTGTTTGTTAAATGTTACATAGACATTCTATTTTTGTAGACTTTTCTCCCCTGAAGTTCATGGATTAACAAACTGAAATTCAGTGGTTTTAGCTAttcatttttgtttaaaaaaaaaaaaattgtgatgAGTGAAGTAATGGTTTATTGTTTCTGTAATTATAATTGCATGTGTTTCCATTGCATAAGATGTCAGTGTTTTTATTCTAGCACAGTGTAAACTCATGCAATTGCTGAGCTTTTCATAACTTTTGGTTCTATATTAGAAGTATGGTATTTTCTTTTGGGTAGTAACATTCATGTTATTGCAGGTTCTTTTGTGCAAAAATGTTTTCTCTAGCTTCCAGAAGGTTCCACGATCTCCCACTCCCTCCATAGGGAAAACTCCAAAAAGTGATGGGGAAACAAGACGAAAGCCTTTTGGGCAATCTGGCGACGATGGGGAGGTTCCTATTAGATTGCTTGCTGACGTTGATAGCTTGTTCATTACATTGCAAGGGCTTACCGTTCATTACAAGCTTTGCTTTCCTGGTTCACCCCCTAGGGCTTTGTCATCTACTACCTTTCTAGATCCTGAAGTTAGTTGCGCACCACAAGTTGCACCTGGAAAGCTAAAGCTTGATAGGCAAGCATTAAGTGTGTTGTCAAAAACGCAATATCACCATCTTCAGAGGAGTTATAGCAACCAATTTCATAGCTCTTCACTTTATGCTCCACTGTTGGATGCTTCCCCAACATCTCCTGTTATTTCTAAAGATGTTCCTGTTTTCAGCCTTGATCATTCCGTTGCACAGGTTGAGACAAGTAATTTGAAATCTGGAACTCTAGAGAAAGTTATAGAGGCGAATGGCCAGTTTGGTATTATTTTAGTCCATGGGTTTGGAGGGGGAGTCTTTTCTTGGAGGCATGTGATGGGGGTGCTTGCTTGCCATGTTGGTTGTCCAGTTGCTGCTTTTGATCGGCCGGGTTGGGGATTGACTTCTAGGCCAAGCAGGAAAGATTGGGAGGGAAAACAGTTGCCCAATCCTTACAAACTTGAAACTCAGGTTAGGTTTGACACTCTTTTGGATGTTGTTTGGTTATTCACGAGAGATGTGCTTTTGTGGCAGGCAAGATTAATGGGTGTCATTTGTCATTCTAGTATATGTCATGTGACTCATAATCAATTCTTTCTGAATGGTTTATCTCTCATAAATAATTGAAATTCAATCCTTTATTGAGTTTTTATAATCATTCCTTGAATGATCTGTCCGTTTGTTTGTTTCCAGCATTTTGACATAGTTCTGAATAAGTCTTATTGCCTGATGTTCCAGGTTGACTTGCTTCTTTCCTTCTGCTCTGAGGTGGGGTTTTCTTCGGTGGTGCTTGTTGGACATGATGATGGAGGCATCCTTGCTTTGAAGGCTGCACAAAAAGTCCAAGCCTCGATGAAATCTTACAATGTGAGTAAGCTGTTGTGATTTTTCCATGACGCTTTGCATATTTTAGACAACAAAAATAGCATCTTTAGTTATATCCAGTATTCTGATTTAGCGTTTATACTGATGTGGTGAAACAAGAAAAACCTGAGGGTTGCCTATAATAAAGTATGTTTTGTCAGAGTTTATTGTCAAATAAACATGAAGGAAAAAAATCTGAGGGTTGCCTATAACAAATTATGTTTTGTAACAGAATTGATTATCTAATAAACATAAATGAAATTTCATTTACATTGAGAATAGAAAAATTCTTCAGAGAAGTGGCTAATCTAGAGGCATTAGTGTTGAATTTTTTAGGGGATATCACTTTTCTCCATAAGCTTTACTTGTCATTTTGCAAATTTGATcttctattttcaattttgtaTCAATTAGTAACCTCATGCATATAACTGTTATTAAATGTTTACAACAGAAGCCGTTataaaaaaggatgaaattttggTACTACTAAGTTAAGAGAATCTACGGTCAGCGAAACGACTGGCGTTTGACATGGACAATATAGCAGAATTAAAGAATAAAACAGCTAGAGAAGGGGGGTGGGGGTTATTTATGTTATTCATGTCAACTTTCCTCTTTTAATTGACTGGTTCCTGATATCCCAAATCTGTAAGTTATAAGGTTTTTACTTGTTGGAAGATACTAAATTAAGATTACCCTAAAGAAAGGGTTGGGTTTGTTTTTTACTTATGTCAGCTTTACTTTTTCAATTGACTAGTTCTTGACTTCTTAACAATTTATTTGTGGATTTAACTAATAGAATATTATTCCGCAATTTCTTTTTGAACGGATAATGGTTAATGACCCACTTACATATCTGTTTGTCAGCATTGCTTAAAAATCTTTGAGCTTGGTTCTTATTGTCTTTCTTTTGTTGTATTTGGTGATTTATTCAGATTACAATCAAAGCGGTGGTTTTGCTAAGTGTTAGCTTGTCAAGAGAGGTTGTTCCCGCCTTTGCAAGGACACTCTTGCGCACGTCACTTGG contains the following coding sequences:
- the LOC108467077 gene encoding uncharacterized protein LOC108467077; its protein translation is MVMKGWMVVEKGRRIVRTAFFMVAMLTSLLASSLPLLAGIGDIMIPFLLLSSFTCVTCYGLKEHFRRYAFKYSLTDIPLVSILRSIIIICVYSMCDGPALSHGPYIGTVALCSFVSILVLSVKACVFTVNSQIVAEASSGYSLARQRLHFKKSWGMPVLFLSSVVFALGHIVVAYRTCCRARRKLLFHRVDPEAVLLCKNVFSSFQKVPRSPTPSIGKTPKSDGETRRKPFGQSGDDGEVPIRLLADVDSLFITLQGLTVHYKLCFPGSPPRALSSTTFLDPEVSCAPQVAPGKLKLDRQALSVLSKTQYHHLQRSYSNQFHSSSLYAPLLDASPTSPVISKDVPVFSLDHSVAQVETSNLKSGTLEKVIEANGQFGIILVHGFGGGVFSWRHVMGVLACHVGCPVAAFDRPGWGLTSRPSRKDWEGKQLPNPYKLETQVDLLLSFCSEVGFSSVVLVGHDDGGILALKAAQKVQASMKSYNITIKAVVLLSVSLSREVVPAFARTLLRTSLGKKHLVRPLLRTEITQVVNRRAWYDATKLTTDVLSLYKAPLCVEGWDEALHEIGRLSNETILSPQNATSLLKAVEEMPVLVITGAEDAHISLKSSQAIASKLVNSRLVAISGCGHLPHEECPKALLAAISPFLSRLLLPELQRR